The Oncorhynchus gorbuscha isolate QuinsamMale2020 ecotype Even-year unplaced genomic scaffold, OgorEven_v1.0 Un_scaffold_541, whole genome shotgun sequence region accaggtggctttcacttttactcaagtagtattttaccaggtgactttcacttttactcaagtagtattttaccaggtgactttcacttttactcaagtagtattttaccaggtgactttcacttttactcaagtagtattttaccaggtggctttcacttttactcaagtagtattttaccaggtggctttcacttttactcaagtagtattttaccgggtgattttcacttttactcaagtagtattttaccggGTGattttcacttgagtcattttctattaacgtatctttacatttacacaagtatgacGTTTGggaactttttccaccactgggtgtgactactttctgaagacacAGTAGGTTTTTAAATGTAGGTGGAGAATATCCACACAGACACTTTATCCTGAGAGACAGATCCCCGTAGCCCAGGCGTCTTGTTATGTTCCAGAAGTGGACTAACCTCTCTTGGTAATCTTTGAGTCTCCCTGCCTCTAGGTTTCCACTGGCCCCTGGGGGAGACCCTGTGTCGGGTCACCGCCCTTCTGTTCTACGTCAACACCTACGCAGGGGTCAATTTCATGACCTGCCTGGCCGTAGACCGCTTCGTAGCCGTGGTTCTCCCTCTACGTTACACCAGGCTCTGCCGGGCCAGGACCATCCGCTACGTCTGCGTAGGGGTGTGGGTTCTAGTCCTGGTCCAGACGTTACCCCTCCTCTCCGTGACCATGACCCGGGCCGAGCCGGACGGGACCACCACCTGCATGGAGTACCCCAACTTTGAGAACGGGGCCGTGGAGGGACTCCCCTACGTCCTCATTGGAGCCGTCGTCATGGGATACGCCGTTCCCGTTGCAACCATCCTGTGTTGCTACTTGGTGTTGCTTTGGAAGCTGCGGTTGGTGACGAGAAGTAGAGTCGGTGGGCGAGGTCACAGGTCATCGAGGAGCCAGAAGGCGACGGGGGTGATAGCAGGGGTAGTGTTGGTGTTTGTAGTGTGTTTCAGTCCCTATCACATCAACATCCTGCAGTATATGATCCGAAAGCTGAGATACACACCAGACTGTACCGAGCTCCAGGCCTTTCAGGTAGTTGTCTACACACCagcggaggctggtgggaggagctataggatggtgggcttattgtaatggctggaatggaatgaatggaacagagtcaaacatgtgTTTTCCATCTTTTTCATGTGTTCCATGAATTCCATTCATTACAACGAGCCCTTCCTCCGACAGCGCCTTCTACCAGCctacactgacacacaaacaTAGGCCTATCTGTTAATAtcattgtatttgtgtgtgtgtgtatttgtgtgtgtgtatttgtgtgtgtgtgtgtgtgtgtgtgtgtgtgtgtgtgtgtgtgtgtgtgtgtgtgtgtgtgtgtgtgtgtgtgtgtgtgtgtgtgtgtgtgtgtgtgtgtgtgtgtgtgtgtgtgtgtgtgtgtgtgtgtgtgtgtgtgtgtgtgtgtgtgtgtgtgtgtgtaacgtccATCTCCAATCCACTGACTCCTCcactaacccctctctccctctaatgtccatctctctccctctaatgtccatctctctccctctaatgtccatctctctccctctaatgtccatctctctccctctaatgtccatctctctccctctaatgtccatctctcccctctaatgtccatctctctccctctaatgtccatctctctccctctaatgtccatctctctccctctaatgtccatctctctccctctaatgtccatctctctccctctaatgtccatctctctccctctaatgtccatctctctccctctaatgtccatctctctccctctaatgtccatctctctccctctaatgtccatctctctccctctaatgtccatctctctccctctaatgtccatctctctccctctaatgtccatctctctccctctaatgtccatctctctccctctaatgtccacctctctccctctaatgtccatctctctccctccccttcagaTGTCTCTACACTTCACTGTGTGTCTCATGAACTTCAACTGCTGCCTGGACCCATTTGTCTACTTCTTTGCCTGTAAGGGTTACAAGAGGAGGGTGATGAAGATGTTGAGGGTTCAGGTCAGCGTCTCTTTCTGGTCCGAACCGGGGAGGACACCCCCTTCAAACGGGGGGGGGACCCGGGACGGGAGGAGCAGGCTGGGTAGCCACACAGCTTGTCCTGTTGCTTTAGATGATCTTACAAAGACCATTCCTGGGCCAGAGACCGAGACAGGACccagagactgagacaggaccCAGAGACCGAGACAGGACCCAGAGACCGAGACAGGACCCAGAGACCGAGACAGGACCCAGAGACCGAGACAGGACCCAGAGACCGAGACAGGACCCAGAGACCGAGACAGGACCCAGAGACCGAGACAGGACCCAGAGACCGAGACAGGAGTCACGTCCAACCAACTACCCCTGATACAGGAGTcacatccaaccaactacccct contains the following coding sequences:
- the LOC124018529 gene encoding G-protein coupled receptor 183-like, translated to MSWSEGVNSTLNLDPNTSSSLVCTNLYDHRPVARVLMSLHYSLVFTLGLLGNALALHVIRPNLAQINSTTLYSANLAASDVLFTLALPLRIAYYALGFHWPLGETLCRVTALLFYVNTYAGVNFMTCLAVDRFVAVVLPLRYTRLCRARTIRYVCVGVWVLVLVQTLPLLSVTMTRAEPDGTTTCMEYPNFENGAVEGLPYVLIGAVVMGYAVPVATILCCYLVLLWKLRLVTRSRVGGRGHRSSRSQKATGVIAGVVLVFVVCFSPYHINILQYMIRKLRYTPDCTELQAFQMSLHFTVCLMNFNCCLDPFVYFFACKGYKRRVMKMLRVQVSVSFWSEPGRTPPSNGGGTRDGRSRLGSHTACPVALDDLTKTIPGPETETGPRD